The Arthrobacter sp. D5-1 genome segment TCGATGGTGCCGTCAGCAGCCGTGGCCACCACGACTACCTTCATGCCCGCCAGTACAGCAGACGCTGCATTGGTGCCATGGGCCGACGCCGGGATCAGGCAGACAGTGCGCTGTTCGTCACCGCGGGACAAGTGGTAGCCGCGGATCGCCAGCAGACCTGCGAGCTCACCCTGGGAACCGGCGTTCGGCTGGATGGAGACCTGGTCGTAGCCCGTGATCTCCGTGAGGTCAGCTTCCAGGTCCTCAATCAGTTCCCGCCAACCAGCAGTCTGGTGGTCCGGAGCGAACGGGTGGATGGAGGCGAACTCCGGCCAGGAAATCGCCTCCATCTCAGCGGTGGCGTTTAGCTTCATGGTGCACGAGCCCAGCGGGATCATGGTGCGGTCCAGAGCAAGGTCCCGGTCGGACAGCTTGCGGATATAGCGCAACAGCTGCGTCTCGGAACGGTGCGTGTTGAACACCGGATGCTGCAGGAAGTCGGACGTTCGGACCACGTCAGAGGGCAGCTCAAACCCGGCCGCGTCCCCTACGGGTCCGGCGCCAAAGGCGACGGCTACCGCGGAGAGGACGTCCGGCGTCGTGGTTTCATCAACGGAGACACCAACGGTGTCGGCGTCGATGAACCGCAGGTTGATGCCGCGGGCTTCCGCGGCGGCGATGACCTTGTCGGCCTTGCCCGGGACCCGGACGGTGATGGTGTCGAAGAAGGCCTCGGAGACGAGTTCGCGGCCGGCCTTCTGCAGGGCGGTGGCAAGCGTACGTGCGTGGCCGTGGACGGTCTCGGCGATCGCCTTCAGGCCCTCGGGGCCATGGTAGACGGCGTACATCGAGGCGACAATGGCGAGCAATGCCTGGGCCGTGCAGATGTTGGACGTGGCCTTTTCGCGGCGGATGTGCTGCTCGCGGGTCTGGAGGGCCAAGCGGTACGCGGGGACGCCGGCGTTGTCCTTGGAAACACCAACGATGCGGCCGGGAAGTGTACGTTCCATGCCTTCGCGAACGGCCATGTAGGCAGCGTGCGGGCCGCCGAAGAACAGCGGGACACCGAAGCGCTGCGCAGTTCCGACGGCGATATCGGCACCCTGCTCGCCCGGGGGCGTGATGAGGGTAAGCGCCAGCAAATCAGCGGCCACGGTGACCAGGGCACCGCGTTCCTTGGCGTCGGCGATGACGCCGGAGTGGTTGAAGATGCGGCCGGAAACGCCGGGCTGCTGCAGGACGATGCCGTTGATGTCGCCATCGGGAAGACCGGCAGACAGGTCAGCAATCTCCACCTCGAAGCCCAGGGCCTCAGCACGGCCCTTGACGATCGCGATGGTCTGCGGGAGGAGGTCGGCGTCCAGGACGGTCTTGCCGTCCTTGGCCGTCTTGGACTTGTTGGCCCGACGCATCAGCAATACGGCCTCGGCAACGGCGGTGGCTTCATCCAGCAGCGAGGCGTTGGCTACGGGAAGTCCGGTGAGGTCCTGCACCATGGTCTGGAAGTTGAGCAGCGCTTCAAGGCGGCCCTGCGAAATTTCCGGCTGGTACGGCGT includes the following:
- the gcvP gene encoding aminomethyl-transferring glycine dehydrogenase, yielding MTVQSTPTAFADRHIGARRQADVDTMLKAIGYDSVDGLVDVAVPDSIRQDTALKLQDALTEVQVLAELRKLASKNKTAVQMIGQGYYDTVTPPVIRRNILEAPAWYTAYTPYQPEISQGRLEALLNFQTMVQDLTGLPVANASLLDEATAVAEAVLLMRRANKSKTAKDGKTVLDADLLPQTIAIVKGRAEALGFEVEIADLSAGLPDGDINGIVLQQPGVSGRIFNHSGVIADAKERGALVTVAADLLALTLITPPGEQGADIAVGTAQRFGVPLFFGGPHAAYMAVREGMERTLPGRIVGVSKDNAGVPAYRLALQTREQHIRREKATSNICTAQALLAIVASMYAVYHGPEGLKAIAETVHGHARTLATALQKAGRELVSEAFFDTITVRVPGKADKVIAAAEARGINLRFIDADTVGVSVDETTTPDVLSAVAVAFGAGPVGDAAGFELPSDVVRTSDFLQHPVFNTHRSETQLLRYIRKLSDRDLALDRTMIPLGSCTMKLNATAEMEAISWPEFASIHPFAPDHQTAGWRELIEDLEADLTEITGYDQVSIQPNAGSQGELAGLLAIRGYHLSRGDEQRTVCLIPASAHGTNAASAVLAGMKVVVVATAADGTIDHADLTAKIEANKDVLSCIMITYPSTHGVYDADVREVCDAIHAAGGQVYVDGANLNALVGLAQPGKFGGDVSHLNLHKTFCIPHGGGGPGVGPVAAKAHLAPFMPGDANKAAHEPGHGVAISASRYGSAGVLPISWAYVKLMGGQGLTEATKSALLAANYVASRLDEDFPILYTGEGGLVAHECILDLRELTSRTGVTAEDVAKRLIDFGFHAPTLAFPVAGTLMVEPTESEDLVEIDRFIEAMITIRAEIEQVASGDFTVENSPLRNAPHTAAAVVNSGWDRDYPREQAAFPVHHLKQDKYFPPVGRIDGAAGDRNLVCSCPPLEDFEN